In the genome of Lactuca sativa cultivar Salinas chromosome 3, Lsat_Salinas_v11, whole genome shotgun sequence, the window CTCACCAAAAGAACCTGGAAGAAAGGAAGTACCATAAGAATGTTATGTATAATAAGATTTCATCCACACACTTGGTTCTCTAGATGATGCATAATTTTTTACCACCATTTAAGTAACATTATGCAGTTACTGATTTAAGAAACAGTAAACAAGGGTATCTGTATCTCACCTATACCAATGCGTTCTCCAATCTGAAGATCCTCCCACAGAATTTCCCACTCAACTGCAGTAAGACTAATTCCCTCACTATGGCTTTCACAAGTAGATTCAGAAGGTATATCTTTTTTGGACATTACTTCTTGCTGTGTTTGTAACCCAAAAAATGTAACATTTGTGTTGTCATGAAGCTCCTCATTATTAGACATGATTAACAATTGACCATGTTGACCACCAACATTCAACATGTCAGCATCTAACAAATGAACAGTTTCACATATGTCTGCTTCTCCCTTCACTTGGTTATTTACATTTAAAAGGGAATCGGGCAATGTTCCACCATTATTTAATAGAACTGCATGGAGTTTTTGAGCAAATTCTGGGTTTTTTGCAGCAGTTATGACACATTCAGACACATCTTCAATCTGCAATTTTTGTGCAGGGGATGTTCTTCCACCAGCATTTGATGGGCCTTCATGTGACCTGCTGAGGATTGGAAGAAGGTTACCAAAATCATACTCAAACCTCTCAGTTTGATTTCTCTTCATAACTTTTCCATCCTTTAGACCTTTTGATTGTGAGCCTATAATAGAAGGCACTTCAGAACTTGAAGTCCCAACTTTGCCAACATTATCTGGTTGAGGTGTAGCTGCTACTGAATCTAGTCCAAAATTTGGAAGATTATAGCTCTGAACTTCAGAAGAGATCAGGGTGCCTGGAGCACCCATTAAATCAATAATGTATTCACTGCATCAATGAAACCAGATCCTACATCAATGTGCATCCTACATAGGTGATAGGTATTGTACAAATACAAGCAAAAATATGTATGCATACAATCACAAATGAGCAAATCATACAcattcatattcatatatatatgcatatgaaATGGTGGAGTTACTAATTAACAAAAGACATGATCACTTACCTTCCATTATCGATCTTGATCAAGTTCACAGCTCCATCATCAGTGCCAGTATAGTAGCTCCCTTTTACCAGACTACATGGAAGGTTGATCTTATCAGCGAGTACCTAGCATTAAATGAATAGTTGACAAAGTGTTCAAAGAATCTTAAGACCATACAAGGTAAAAAGGGCAAAGCATCATGCTAAAGTTATTCCTTGTGAAGCTACATGTTTTGGGGTTGAACTTTGAGAATTGGTTTTATAAGATTTTGACTATCTATCAGTATCAACAAACTGCTTAAAAAACTGATACACGAAGTTGAATACCTTAAAAAGCAAGGCCCTGTGGCGGGAAAGTCCAACATCAAGACAACCAAGAGGAAGAATGATAGTGTTCATGGAATTCCTTAACTCATAACTTCTAAGAGTCCATCTTCTCAACATTTCATCTGCATCACTAACAGGACCCCCCATTTGAGCAACAACAATATTAGCAAGTTTTTGGATTAATGTACTCATAATCTCCCTAGTCCCAGCAGCCTGGCATTCCAGTGATATAGTAGAAACTCTTTCCTCAAGATACCGCAGTTCCTTATCAACCATTCGGTCAACTAAAATTACTTCATAGTCAACATTATCTGAAACGGTTATTGCTTGAAGATCCACTAACAATGGCATCTTCCCTTGTGTGATTGAATTTGAAGTAATCCCATATACATCATAGAAACCGTCCATCACTTTCTCATCATAATTTACAACATTATTGCTCTGCATGTACAAAATTCTTTCCATCATTTACAAGCTTGTCTTTAAAAAGCATGTTGCATAAGAAGCATAAAAGCAGTACTAGATACGTGGTAAATATTAATAAGTGTAGAACTTGAAATATATAACTCAATTTCACAAGATATCATTCACATGCCAGCAAAAAATTTGATAGATATGCTTTTATTGTATGTGCCCAAGCATACTATGGATGCTTGATCACACATACTGTTTGGTGTAATGGAAAAGGAGACAGATTAAGAAGTTCTATACTGTTCACTCAAAATATGTCACTCAACTCCTATTACCTTTATTtgcaaaataattatttaacattttatcATTTACTacataaagctgataaacattCAATTGTCTAAACAGCATTGATGATGATAACCATTCGTCCAGCATTCATTCCATCAATAACAGCTAGAGCTTACAGTAATTGTGATTCAAGTTAAGAAAATCTTGTTATAAAAACTTATATCCTCTCAATGTAAATTTTGTTGTTACTTGGGCTTAGTAGAATTATGTTGCAGATCCATGTGCAAAGGTTAAATCTTCTAAAACTTGTGGTTATCTTCATATATTTCCTTCTCTAGCAAGAGCTCAATCATTGATTGTTAAAAAGACACAAATTCATAATTCAAGGGTCCCTTATGTCGTAGATGTCAGTACGATCCTAAGCTAATCAATGTTTAATACATCAACGTTCGTAAGTATATATTGAAGTCCAAAGAAACTCACGCTACTGAACACGGCACTTGGATCAAAAGTAGAGTTGAAGCCAAATGCATATTCAATTATGTATAGAATGCGATTAGTTAAGGTAACCTTACGTAGCCATCAAAATTTAAGACCTAGAAAAATATGAATACATTACCCAATACCGAAGCGAAAGAAATTCAACGAAGGGTTCAGAAGGAGAACAGCCCAAGCTTCTTTGCTTAGCAGCCTTAATTTGTTCGGTTTCAGCATCAGGTTGACCCGTCTCGACCGATCCCGATGAGACACTAATCGC includes:
- the LOC111917241 gene encoding probable serine/threonine-protein kinase SIS8 isoform X1; this translates as MSKMKHLLRKLHIGGGFNDNNNRLAAADPSSRSPATTTFHSSSSSPSMLPIVDGTGADLSSTAQNVNDISNSSTVDSNFFEEEFQMQLALAISVSSGSVETGQPDAETEQIKAAKQRSLGCSPSEPFVEFLSLRYWSNNVVNYDEKVMDGFYDVYGITSNSITQGKMPLLVDLQAITVSDNVDYEVILVDRMVDKELRYLEERVSTISLECQAAGTREIMSTLIQKLANIVVAQMGGPVSDADEMLRRWTLRSYELRNSMNTIILPLGCLDVGLSRHRALLFKVLADKINLPCSLVKGSYYTGTDDGAVNLIKIDNGSEYIIDLMGAPGTLISSEVQSYNLPNFGLDSVAATPQPDNVGKVGTSSSEVPSIIGSQSKGLKDGKVMKRNQTERFEYDFGNLLPILSRSHEGPSNAGGRTSPAQKLQIEDVSECVITAAKNPEFAQKLHAVLLNNGGTLPDSLLNVNNQVKGEADICETVHLLDADMLNVGGQHGQLLIMSNNEELHDNTNVTFFGLQTQQEVMSKKDIPSESTCESHSEGISLTAVEWEILWEDLQIGERIGIGSFGEVYRSEWNGTEVAVKKFMNQDISGDALTQFKSEVEIMLRLRHPNIVLFMGAVTRPPNLSILTEFLPRGSLYKLLHRPNVQLDEKRRMRMALDVAKGMNYLHTSNPVIVHRDLKTPNLLVDKNWVVKVSDFGMSRMKHHTFLSSKSTAGTPEWMAPEVLRNEPSNEKWGGLFCRCDVFSFGVILWELATLRVPWIEMNSMQVVGAVGFQYRHLDIPETVDPVVARIITDCWHPEPQARPSFKEIIARLRSLGRLSVERIETRINQK
- the LOC111917241 gene encoding probable serine/threonine-protein kinase SIS8 isoform X2, with protein sequence MSKMKHLLRKLHIGGGFNDNNNRLAAADPSSRSPATTTFHSSSSSPSMLPIVDGTGADLSSTAQNVNDISNSSTVDSNFFEEEFQMQLALAISVSSGSVETGQPDAETEQIKAAKQRSLGCSPSEPFVEFLSLRYWSNNVVNYDEKVMDGFYDVYGITSNSITQGKMPLLVDLQAITVSDNVDYEVILVDRMVDKELRYLEERVSTISLECQAAGTREIMSTLIQKLANIVVAQMGGPVSDADEMLRRWTLRSYELRNSMNTIILPLGCLDVGLSRHRALLFKVLADKINLPCSLVKGSYYTGTDDGAVNLIKIDNGSEYIIDLMGAPGTLISSEVQSYNLPNFGLDSVAATPQPDNVGKVGTSSSEVPSIIGSQSKGLKDGKVMKRNQTERFEYDFGNLLPILSRSHEGPSNAGGRTSPAQKLQIEDVSECVITAAKNPEFAQKLHAVLLNNGGTLPDSLLNVNNQVKGEADICETVHLLDADMLNVGGQHGQLLIMSNNEELHDNTNVTFFGLQTQQEVMSKKDIPSESTCESHSEGISLTAVEWEILWEDLQIGERIGIGSFGEVYRSEWNGTEVAVKKFMNQDISGDALTQFKSEVEIMLRLRHPNIVLFMGAVTRPPNLSILTEFLPRGSLYKLLHRPNVQLDEKRRMRMALDVAKGMNYLHTSNPVIVHRDLKTPNLLVDKNWVVKVSDFGMSRMKHHTFLSSKSTAGTPEWMAPEVLRNEPSNEKCDVFSFGVILWELATLRVPWIEMNSMQVVGAVGFQYRHLDIPETVDPVVARIITDCWHPEPQARPSFKEIIARLRSLGRLSVERIETRINQK